The following coding sequences lie in one Myxococcus xanthus genomic window:
- a CDS encoding alpha/beta fold hydrolase: protein MLEALSSRPGGHPHGPPLVPDVDDIQQGYAHLPCEQHPVRGTPVRLFTFPDGNTDESRTVVCLPGLGASGRSFAPMEPLADALRLLLWTPPLRTPATHTPLLWNLAVLDHAESLLPGRFALLGSSYGSLLSMAYALAHPERVKALLLVSPVASVHRIHRLALTLSTLVRAPRPLAYLLAPTVARVLGGRRLPPEGRAEIVREARRLSPVELLRRLRDILATDLMPRLHELQVPTLIIQGGRDLLVPPRAARDVARHIPGARLALIRGASHLPYMSHPEAFNTLAGDFLRQHLD, encoded by the coding sequence ATGCTTGAAGCCCTGTCTTCCCGTCCAGGGGGACACCCCCACGGCCCGCCGCTCGTCCCGGATGTGGACGACATCCAGCAGGGCTATGCCCACCTGCCCTGTGAACAACATCCCGTGCGAGGCACACCGGTACGCCTGTTCACCTTTCCAGACGGCAACACGGACGAATCACGCACCGTGGTGTGTCTTCCGGGGCTGGGAGCCAGTGGCCGTTCCTTCGCGCCCATGGAGCCGCTGGCGGACGCGCTGAGGCTGCTGCTCTGGACGCCGCCCCTGCGCACCCCCGCCACCCACACCCCGCTCTTGTGGAACCTGGCGGTGCTGGACCACGCGGAGTCCCTGCTGCCGGGGCGCTTCGCCCTGCTGGGGTCGTCCTACGGCAGCCTGCTGTCCATGGCCTATGCCCTGGCCCACCCGGAGCGGGTGAAGGCCCTGCTGCTGGTGTCACCGGTGGCCAGCGTGCACCGCATCCACCGGCTGGCCCTGACGCTGTCCACCCTGGTGCGCGCACCCCGGCCCCTGGCGTACCTGCTGGCCCCCACCGTGGCCCGGGTCCTGGGAGGCCGCCGGTTGCCGCCGGAGGGCCGGGCCGAAATCGTGCGCGAGGCCCGGCGGCTGTCCCCGGTGGAGCTGCTGCGCCGGCTGCGGGACATCCTGGCCACGGACCTGATGCCCCGGCTCCATGAGCTCCAGGTGCCCACACTCATCATCCAGGGCGGCCGGGACCTGCTGGTGCCGCCCCGCGCCGCCCGTGACGTGGCCCGGCACATCCCCGGAGCCCGGCTGGCGCTCATCCGGGGCGCCAGCCACCTGCCCTACATGAGCCACCCCGAGGCCTTCAACACGCTGGCCGGAGACTTCCTCCGGCAGCACCTGGACTGA
- a CDS encoding hemerythrin domain-containing protein, giving the protein MPACRHTQVVCFQVHVERSGMGSPFDILIDQHRELEERLERLASGEEPDELRGLTAELLALLRLHSRLEERCLYPVMARVEGRESCREQTEDHLTMRELMAELEELPSGHPEWQARLLTLEDLAVAHFQEEENARLPQLMIALDSLSLDGLRRDLSATWDELLSRSQVFQVAGEAPLLESLHWDG; this is encoded by the coding sequence ATGCCAGCTTGCAGGCATACTCAGGTTGTCTGCTTCCAGGTGCATGTCGAACGTTCCGGCATGGGCAGCCCGTTCGACATCCTCATCGACCAGCATCGGGAACTGGAAGAGCGTCTCGAGCGTCTGGCATCGGGTGAGGAACCCGATGAGCTGAGGGGGCTGACGGCGGAGCTGCTGGCATTGCTGAGGCTTCACTCACGACTGGAGGAGCGTTGCCTCTACCCGGTGATGGCACGGGTGGAGGGCCGCGAGTCTTGTCGTGAGCAGACGGAAGACCATCTCACCATGCGTGAGCTGATGGCTGAGCTGGAAGAGCTGCCCTCGGGCCATCCCGAGTGGCAGGCGCGTCTGTTGACGCTGGAAGACCTGGCGGTGGCGCATTTCCAAGAAGAGGAGAATGCACGACTGCCCCAGCTCATGATTGCCCTGGATTCCCTGTCGTTAGACGGCCTGCGTCGTGATTTATCGGCCACTTGGGACGAGCTGCTGTCACGCTCCCAGGTGTTCCAGGTGGCGGGGGAGGCCCCCCTGCTGGAGTCCCTGCACTGGGACGGTTAG
- a CDS encoding GAF domain-containing protein: protein MNVPGKTVGAAVDRMSRALERLSAAPPVVAVLEELLCQASATLGASGAFLCWWGGTGDLSTLTTHGVDAEAAAICAQQLLAQAPAPGEPRLPRVVEDVSQDALLASEPDALRRLGATALLSQPLYFASGLGAAGVLGVLFREAWRPQEEALRRFGLSVKLAALALERERMAETLRQSVLSARAEVEESEVLRLRRFQAVTEALGRALSWDEVARVVLEQGLPAVGAGVGLVYLVEPDGTLALKAALGMSNAQREALRVPPWRSSGGPGHGAGGPVWLETPAAARDMVPALGALRALVLLPLHVEGHAFGTLCLGFSEARRFSVLERASITGLGHECGQALERARLYARERTARLQAEAAGQRLRLLADASALVSASLDWEETVAGVARLALGHFADGCAVDSYEDGVVRRLAVLYENPQSAPRGLELLRFAPQEGSPTLLAEVLASGRPWMMARPTAEPGDTSTAAARLYAAARELGVGSLILTPLVARQRTLGVLTFMRSETSAPFDIPDLSLAEELAGRAALAIDNADLFRKARAAEEESRRGAARLHVLVQVSHLIAEAGLDLSMVLEVLVRKVSEALGDACVLQLLSEDKTRLELVTVHHPNAEARAVLDASMRRCPGRVGEGLSGRVAATGQPLFVPRLQAEDLRDERVPEGMPFLQRYGPHSVIVVPLGVRGRVLGTLGVMREAQGREYSVEERALLESLAARAALAIEDARLYGAATQAVKARDELLSVAGHELKSPLNALQLQIHLLARMARDAMAVDGLAERAERAAKAGQRLGLLIDDLLDVSRLSSGRLGLKREEVDLAALTRELVGRMSEELALAGNEVRLLLDRPVSGQWDRLRLEQVLVNLLSNAAKYGAGRPVTVEVDAVGPVARLSVRDEGIGVSPEEQERIFEQFERSASVQHFKGLGLGLWITKRIVEAHGGCIRLASEPGKGSTFTVELPLPA, encoded by the coding sequence ATGAATGTGCCCGGAAAAACCGTGGGAGCCGCGGTGGACCGCATGTCGCGGGCCCTGGAGCGGCTGTCCGCAGCACCGCCGGTGGTGGCGGTGCTGGAGGAATTGCTTTGCCAGGCGTCCGCCACGCTGGGGGCCTCGGGTGCCTTCCTGTGCTGGTGGGGCGGGACGGGCGACTTGAGCACGCTCACCACGCACGGCGTGGACGCGGAGGCGGCCGCCATCTGCGCGCAGCAGCTGCTGGCCCAGGCGCCCGCGCCTGGTGAGCCGCGCCTGCCCCGGGTGGTGGAGGACGTATCGCAAGACGCGCTGCTGGCCTCGGAGCCGGACGCCTTGCGGCGATTGGGGGCCACGGCCTTGCTGTCCCAACCGCTCTACTTCGCTTCCGGCCTGGGCGCCGCCGGTGTGCTGGGCGTGCTCTTTCGCGAGGCGTGGCGGCCACAGGAGGAGGCGCTGCGGCGCTTCGGCCTCTCGGTGAAGCTGGCGGCGCTGGCGCTGGAGCGCGAGCGCATGGCGGAGACGCTGCGCCAGTCCGTGCTGTCCGCGCGAGCGGAGGTGGAGGAGTCGGAGGTGCTGCGGCTGCGCCGCTTCCAGGCGGTGACGGAGGCCTTGGGCCGCGCGCTGTCCTGGGATGAGGTGGCGCGCGTGGTGCTGGAGCAGGGGCTTCCCGCGGTGGGCGCGGGCGTGGGACTGGTGTACCTGGTGGAGCCGGACGGGACGCTGGCGTTGAAGGCCGCGCTGGGGATGTCCAACGCGCAGCGGGAGGCGCTCCGGGTTCCACCCTGGCGAAGCAGCGGTGGGCCGGGGCACGGCGCGGGAGGGCCAGTGTGGCTGGAGACGCCCGCCGCGGCGCGGGACATGGTGCCCGCGCTGGGGGCACTGCGCGCGCTGGTGCTGCTGCCCTTGCACGTGGAAGGGCATGCCTTCGGCACGTTGTGCCTCGGCTTCTCGGAGGCGCGGCGCTTCTCGGTGCTGGAGCGGGCGTCCATCACCGGCCTGGGGCACGAGTGTGGCCAGGCGCTGGAACGCGCGCGGCTGTACGCGCGGGAGCGCACCGCGCGGCTTCAGGCGGAGGCGGCGGGACAGCGCCTGCGGCTCCTGGCGGACGCGAGCGCGCTCGTGTCGGCGTCGCTGGACTGGGAGGAGACGGTGGCGGGCGTGGCGCGGCTGGCGCTGGGGCACTTCGCGGATGGCTGCGCGGTGGACTCGTACGAGGACGGCGTGGTGCGGCGGCTGGCCGTGCTCTATGAGAATCCGCAATCGGCGCCGCGCGGGTTGGAGCTCCTGCGCTTCGCTCCACAGGAAGGCAGCCCCACGTTGCTGGCGGAGGTGCTCGCCTCGGGGCGTCCGTGGATGATGGCGCGCCCCACCGCGGAGCCCGGGGACACAAGTACGGCGGCGGCGCGGCTGTACGCGGCCGCGCGCGAGCTGGGCGTCGGCTCGCTCATCCTGACGCCGCTGGTGGCGCGGCAGCGCACGCTGGGGGTGCTCACCTTCATGCGGAGCGAGACGTCCGCGCCCTTCGACATCCCGGACCTGTCGCTGGCCGAGGAGCTGGCCGGGCGCGCCGCGCTGGCCATCGACAACGCGGATCTGTTCCGCAAGGCCCGCGCGGCGGAGGAGGAGAGCCGGCGCGGAGCGGCGCGGCTCCACGTCCTGGTGCAGGTCAGCCACCTCATCGCGGAGGCGGGGTTGGACCTGTCCATGGTGCTGGAGGTGCTGGTTCGCAAGGTGTCGGAGGCGCTCGGAGACGCGTGCGTGCTCCAACTGCTCTCCGAGGACAAGACGCGCTTGGAGTTGGTGACGGTGCACCACCCCAACGCGGAGGCCCGCGCGGTGCTGGACGCATCCATGCGGCGCTGCCCGGGGCGGGTGGGAGAAGGGCTGTCGGGCCGGGTGGCGGCGACGGGGCAGCCGCTCTTCGTGCCCCGCCTCCAGGCCGAGGACCTGCGCGATGAACGCGTGCCGGAGGGCATGCCCTTCCTCCAGCGCTACGGACCCCACAGCGTCATCGTCGTTCCGCTGGGCGTGCGTGGCCGGGTGCTGGGCACGCTGGGGGTGATGCGCGAGGCGCAGGGCCGCGAGTATTCGGTGGAGGAGCGCGCGTTGCTGGAGAGCCTGGCGGCGCGCGCGGCGTTGGCCATTGAGGACGCGCGGCTATACGGCGCGGCCACGCAGGCGGTGAAGGCGCGGGACGAGCTGCTGTCGGTGGCGGGGCACGAGCTGAAGTCGCCGCTGAACGCGCTCCAGCTCCAGATTCACCTGCTGGCGCGCATGGCCCGCGATGCCATGGCCGTGGACGGTCTGGCGGAGCGCGCGGAGCGGGCGGCGAAGGCGGGCCAGCGGCTGGGGTTGCTCATCGATGACCTGCTGGATGTCTCGCGCCTCAGCTCGGGGCGGTTGGGGCTGAAGCGTGAAGAGGTGGACCTGGCGGCGCTGACGCGCGAGCTGGTGGGCCGAATGTCCGAGGAGCTGGCCCTGGCGGGCAACGAGGTGCGGCTGCTGCTGGACAGGCCGGTGTCGGGGCAGTGGGACCGGCTGCGCCTGGAGCAGGTGCTGGTGAACCTCCTCTCCAACGCGGCGAAGTACGGCGCGGGCCGGCCGGTGACGGTGGAGGTGGACGCGGTGGGCCCGGTGGCGCGGCTGTCCGTGCGCGACGAGGGCATCGGCGTGTCGCCGGAGGAGCAGGAGCGCATCTTCGAGCAGTTCGAGCGCTCCGCGTCGGTGCAGCACTTCAAGGGACTGGGCCTGGGCTTGTGGATTACCAAGCGCATCGTCGAGGCCCACGGCGGCTGCATCCGCCTGGCGAGCGAGCCGGGCAAGGGCTCCACCTTCACCGTGGAGCTGCCCTTGCCTGCCTGA
- a CDS encoding tryptophan 2,3-dioxygenase, whose amino-acid sequence MPGPMNKRDLEPGIITDLAGRTTYGDYLQLDRLLSAQVTRSQPPHHDELLFIIQHQTSELWMKLLIHELGACIRYVQADRLEPSFKIFARVAHIQRMLFEQWSVLETLTPNEYLEFRDTLGSSSGFQSFQYRALEFLLGNKDPQALMPFRHVPAIHGELERLFESPSLYDEFLRHLSRMGHPVPQSHVQRDWRKPYEKSPEVVEVFRRIYQDAEAHWDAYEMCEKLVDTEERFQLWRYRHMMTVMRIIGFKQGTGGSSGVGFLRKALDLRFFPELWDVRTELTPPPPRHRP is encoded by the coding sequence ATGCCCGGGCCCATGAACAAACGCGATTTGGAGCCTGGAATCATCACCGACCTGGCCGGAAGGACCACGTACGGTGATTATCTGCAGCTCGACCGGCTCTTGTCGGCCCAGGTGACGCGCTCGCAGCCGCCTCACCACGACGAGCTGTTGTTCATCATCCAGCATCAGACGAGCGAGCTGTGGATGAAGCTGCTCATCCACGAGCTGGGCGCCTGCATCCGTTACGTGCAGGCGGACCGGCTGGAGCCGTCGTTCAAGATTTTCGCGCGCGTGGCGCACATCCAACGGATGCTCTTCGAGCAGTGGAGCGTGTTGGAGACGCTCACGCCGAACGAGTACCTGGAGTTCCGCGACACGCTGGGCAGCTCCTCTGGCTTCCAGAGCTTCCAGTACCGTGCGCTGGAGTTCCTGCTGGGCAACAAGGACCCGCAGGCGTTGATGCCCTTCCGCCACGTCCCCGCCATCCACGGCGAGTTGGAGCGGCTGTTCGAATCCCCCAGTTTGTATGACGAGTTCCTGCGCCACCTGTCGCGCATGGGACATCCGGTGCCGCAGAGCCACGTGCAGCGTGACTGGCGCAAGCCCTACGAGAAGAGCCCGGAGGTGGTGGAGGTGTTCCGGCGCATCTACCAGGACGCCGAGGCGCACTGGGATGCGTATGAGATGTGCGAGAAGCTGGTGGACACCGAGGAGCGTTTCCAGCTCTGGCGCTACCGCCACATGATGACGGTGATGCGCATCATCGGCTTCAAGCAGGGCACGGGCGGCTCGTCGGGCGTGGGCTTCCTGCGCAAGGCGTTGGACCTGCGCTTCTTCCCGGAGCTGTGGGACGTGCGCACGGAGCTGACGCCGCCTCCGCCGCGCCACCGGCCCTGA
- a CDS encoding proline dehydrogenase family protein, producing the protein MTTDATHLSRSALLFLARRPGLEDAAMRLRPFRRLASRFIAGETLEEAVDAVKTLSARGLMASFDHLNEAVQTPEETREEVRQYQRLLARIDTVGVRANVSMKLTQCGLLFDEALALENARTVVAEAAARDSFVRIDMEDSSVTQVTLDIVRQLRAEFGEPHVGAVLQSALRRTEQDAKALCAQRIRTRLCKGAYLEKPDVAFPDKRDVDASFVRTMRVLLDSGVYHGIATHDERMIEATLDHAAKRGLPRGAFEFQMLYGIRGDLQERLVREGHPVRIYVPYGRHWYPYFMRRLAERPANLAFLLRNLVRG; encoded by the coding sequence ATGACCACCGACGCCACCCACCTGTCCCGTTCCGCCCTGCTGTTCCTGGCCCGCCGCCCAGGCCTGGAGGACGCAGCCATGCGCCTGCGCCCCTTCCGGCGGCTGGCCTCGCGCTTCATCGCCGGAGAGACGCTGGAGGAGGCCGTGGACGCCGTGAAGACGCTGTCCGCGCGCGGGCTCATGGCGTCGTTCGACCACCTCAACGAGGCCGTCCAGACGCCCGAGGAGACTCGGGAGGAGGTGCGCCAGTACCAGCGGCTGCTGGCCCGCATCGACACGGTGGGCGTGCGGGCCAACGTGTCGATGAAGCTCACCCAGTGCGGGCTGCTGTTCGATGAAGCCCTGGCCCTGGAGAACGCGCGCACGGTGGTGGCCGAGGCCGCGGCCCGCGACTCCTTCGTGCGCATCGACATGGAGGACAGCTCGGTGACACAGGTGACGCTGGACATCGTGCGTCAGCTCCGCGCGGAGTTCGGCGAACCCCATGTCGGCGCCGTGTTGCAAAGCGCCTTGCGGCGCACGGAGCAGGACGCGAAGGCGCTGTGCGCACAGCGCATCCGCACCCGCCTATGCAAGGGTGCCTATCTGGAGAAGCCCGACGTGGCCTTCCCAGACAAGCGGGACGTGGATGCCAGCTTCGTTCGCACCATGCGGGTGCTGCTGGACAGCGGCGTGTATCACGGCATCGCCACGCACGATGAACGGATGATTGAAGCGACACTGGACCACGCGGCGAAGCGCGGACTGCCGCGCGGCGCCTTCGAGTTCCAGATGCTCTACGGCATCCGCGGGGACTTGCAGGAACGACTCGTGAGGGAGGGTCACCCGGTGCGCATCTACGTGCCGTACGGACGGCACTGGTACCCGTACTTCATGCGCCGGCTGGCCGAGCGCCCCGCCAATCTGGCCTTCCTGCTGCGCAACCTGGTACGTGGGTAG
- a CDS encoding OmpA family protein, with translation MKTRALHRLALLAAVLAVAAPGCRHAPPLAPALDADGDGVLNGEDACPTVRGLARLQGCPVKDTDGDGVEDALDKCPRHAGPASRDGCPIRDTDEDGVEDAKDACPRVFGLLERQGCPIDDPDRDGVEGAADKCPDEPGPVSREGCPIRDADGDGVPDEEDACPDEEGLPSLRGCPERDVDGDGVADHRDNCPRERGAVDNQGCPAARKQRVVIRPDRLELLERITFAPGTAALQPRVQPALDNVAEVLLVHPRLGVIAIEGHTDNRGDPDVQREVTLARAEAVRDYLVERGVPPDRLEAWGFGPDKPVESNETSQGREANRRLDLRVVAPRGRP, from the coding sequence ATGAAGACGCGCGCACTCCACCGACTGGCCCTGCTCGCCGCCGTGCTGGCCGTGGCCGCCCCGGGCTGCCGGCACGCGCCCCCGCTCGCCCCGGCCCTGGACGCGGATGGCGACGGCGTCCTCAATGGGGAGGATGCCTGCCCCACCGTTCGAGGGCTCGCGAGACTCCAGGGCTGCCCCGTGAAGGACACGGACGGGGATGGCGTGGAGGACGCGTTGGACAAGTGCCCGCGTCACGCCGGGCCCGCCTCGCGGGACGGCTGCCCCATCCGCGACACGGACGAGGACGGCGTGGAGGACGCGAAGGACGCCTGCCCGCGTGTGTTCGGCCTGCTGGAGCGGCAGGGCTGCCCCATCGACGACCCGGACCGCGACGGGGTGGAGGGCGCGGCGGACAAGTGCCCGGACGAGCCCGGGCCCGTCTCGCGCGAGGGGTGCCCCATCCGTGACGCGGACGGTGATGGCGTGCCGGATGAAGAGGACGCCTGTCCCGACGAGGAGGGACTGCCCTCGCTGCGCGGCTGCCCGGAGCGGGACGTGGACGGCGACGGCGTGGCGGACCACCGGGACAACTGCCCGCGCGAGCGGGGCGCGGTGGACAACCAGGGCTGCCCGGCGGCGCGCAAGCAGCGCGTTGTCATCCGCCCGGACCGGCTGGAGCTGTTGGAGCGCATCACCTTCGCGCCCGGCACCGCCGCCCTCCAGCCGCGCGTCCAGCCGGCGCTCGACAACGTGGCCGAAGTCCTGCTGGTGCACCCGCGGCTGGGTGTCATCGCCATCGAGGGCCACACGGACAACCGCGGGGACCCGGACGTGCAGCGGGAGGTGACGCTGGCGCGCGCGGAGGCGGTGCGGGACTACCTGGTGGAGCGGGGTGTCCCGCCGGATCGGCTGGAGGCGTGGGGATTCGGCCCGGACAAGCCCGTCGAGTCGAACGAGACTTCCCAGGGACGCGAGGCCAACCGCCGTCTGGACCTCCGGGTGGTGGCGCCGCGCGGGCGCCCGTAA
- a CDS encoding adenylate/guanylate cyclase domain-containing protein has translation MSASSPLFGDLLLKLGIVSPSQVQEALALQALTGQRVGEALMSLGYVTREQIQDALGEALGLHQDKSPLQPALGELLVGLKYVTLAQLDEALARQRRDGRKLGEILVELGHCTYKQIYEALGLQNRIAGRQDLPRPSADGRRRVVVVDDSPLACAFVQEGLVALGYEVLCFQDPFEALESMGRLQPIIVLSDLEMPGLEGVELCRRLKEGPSHAVPVIILTANDVEAERVRGLRAGADDYVNKSASMDELAARIESVVRRTGETERMRKLFARYTSDAVVEEILKSADAVVLTGEKREVTLLFADIRNFTGLAESLPPEQVVGVLNQVLGRMSDAVLTCGGTLDKFLGDGLMAVFGAPVARPDDALRALQSAKMMMDALTDLRIEAEAEWAAGGREGQPLVLELGIGINSGVVVAGNIGSTVRAEYTCIGDAVNVAARLCALAGPGEILVGERTRELVDANETAFEDLPPVRLKGKQQPVPLFRAL, from the coding sequence ATGAGTGCTTCCAGCCCCCTGTTTGGTGACTTGCTGCTCAAGCTGGGGATTGTCTCGCCCAGTCAGGTGCAGGAGGCACTCGCCCTCCAAGCCCTCACCGGGCAGCGCGTGGGGGAAGCCCTCATGTCCCTGGGCTACGTCACGCGAGAGCAGATTCAGGACGCGCTGGGAGAGGCGCTCGGGCTGCACCAGGACAAGAGCCCCCTGCAGCCCGCGCTGGGCGAGCTGCTGGTGGGGCTCAAGTACGTGACGCTGGCGCAGCTCGACGAGGCGCTCGCTCGCCAGCGCCGTGACGGCCGCAAGCTGGGCGAAATCCTGGTGGAGCTGGGCCACTGCACCTACAAGCAAATCTACGAGGCGCTGGGGCTGCAGAACCGCATCGCCGGGCGGCAGGACCTGCCGCGCCCCTCCGCTGACGGCCGCCGCCGCGTGGTGGTGGTGGACGACAGCCCGCTCGCCTGCGCCTTCGTGCAGGAGGGCCTGGTGGCGCTGGGCTACGAAGTCCTCTGCTTCCAGGACCCGTTCGAGGCACTGGAGAGCATGGGGCGCCTCCAGCCCATCATCGTCCTCAGTGACCTGGAGATGCCCGGCCTGGAGGGCGTGGAGCTGTGCCGCCGACTGAAGGAAGGCCCCAGCCACGCGGTGCCCGTCATCATCCTCACCGCCAACGACGTGGAGGCCGAGCGCGTGCGCGGCTTGCGCGCTGGCGCGGATGACTACGTCAACAAGTCCGCGTCCATGGACGAGCTGGCCGCGCGCATCGAAAGCGTGGTGCGCCGCACGGGCGAGACGGAGCGCATGCGCAAGCTGTTCGCGCGCTACACGTCCGACGCGGTGGTGGAGGAAATCCTCAAGAGCGCGGACGCGGTGGTGCTCACCGGCGAGAAGCGCGAGGTGACGCTGCTGTTCGCGGACATCCGCAACTTCACCGGCCTGGCGGAGAGCCTGCCGCCGGAGCAGGTGGTGGGGGTGCTCAACCAGGTGCTCGGGCGGATGTCGGACGCGGTGCTCACCTGCGGCGGCACGCTGGACAAGTTCCTGGGCGACGGGCTGATGGCCGTCTTCGGCGCGCCGGTGGCCCGTCCGGATGACGCGCTGCGTGCGCTCCAGTCCGCGAAGATGATGATGGATGCGCTGACGGACCTGCGCATCGAGGCGGAGGCGGAGTGGGCGGCGGGCGGGCGCGAGGGCCAGCCGCTGGTGCTGGAGCTGGGCATCGGCATCAACTCGGGCGTGGTGGTGGCGGGCAACATCGGCAGCACGGTGCGCGCCGAGTACACCTGCATCGGTGACGCGGTGAACGTGGCCGCGCGGCTGTGCGCGCTCGCGGGCCCGGGGGAAATCCTGGTGGGGGAGCGCACCCGCGAGCTGGTGGACGCCAACGAGACGGCCTTCGAGGACCTGCCTCCCGTGCGGCTGAAGGGCAAGCAGCAGCCCGTTCCATTGTTCCGCGCCCTGTAA
- a CDS encoding cell wall protein, with the protein MSVDKAFRDMIRNEIEVQLKPLRDVVARLEEGTADLDALRNVAERLAPLAEVVGPLFGAQIPAAAKAGRRGPGRPPAARSSVTAAPAAVGGKRRGRKPAAAGPDGSRACAIIGCGKPSRTKGYCAAHYQKLRMLEKTNRRPSDWKDYADPDSVDDIKLPRGRAASKALAAAAQAGHAG; encoded by the coding sequence ATGTCCGTGGATAAAGCGTTTCGCGACATGATCCGCAATGAAATCGAGGTCCAGCTCAAGCCGCTGCGTGACGTGGTCGCGCGGCTGGAGGAGGGCACGGCGGACTTGGACGCGCTCCGCAACGTGGCCGAGCGCCTGGCCCCGCTGGCCGAGGTCGTCGGGCCCCTGTTCGGCGCCCAGATTCCCGCGGCCGCCAAGGCCGGCCGTCGTGGCCCGGGTCGTCCTCCCGCGGCTCGCAGCTCCGTGACGGCGGCTCCCGCGGCCGTGGGTGGCAAGCGTCGTGGCCGCAAGCCGGCGGCGGCGGGTCCTGACGGCTCGCGCGCGTGCGCCATCATCGGCTGCGGCAAGCCCAGCCGCACCAAGGGCTACTGCGCGGCCCACTACCAGAAGCTCCGCATGCTGGAGAAGACCAACCGCCGCCCGAGCGACTGGAAGGACTACGCCGACCCGGACAGCGTGGACGACATCAAGCTGCCGCGTGGACGCGCCGCGTCCAAGGCGTTGGCGGCTGCCGCTCAGGCTGGGCACGCAGGCTAG
- a CDS encoding type II secretion system protein GspG, with amino-acid sequence MNASSDEPPPSRRSPVLFVGLVFGLGLVVAVLVGALSGSKAVHADRIHQDFAVLEEALGRYHADKGTLPEDADVEELLVPAYLPAVPLDPWGRPYRYTSNGTEVFLSTFGKSGDRGGSGEEQDHTNHDGHAVPTVAPERT; translated from the coding sequence ATGAACGCCTCGTCTGACGAGCCCCCTCCGTCCCGCCGCTCCCCCGTGTTGTTCGTGGGGCTCGTCTTCGGACTCGGGTTGGTGGTCGCCGTCCTGGTGGGCGCGCTGAGCGGCTCCAAGGCCGTGCACGCCGACCGCATCCACCAGGACTTCGCCGTGCTGGAGGAGGCACTGGGCCGCTACCACGCGGACAAGGGCACCCTGCCGGAAGACGCGGACGTGGAGGAACTGCTGGTGCCCGCGTACCTGCCCGCCGTGCCGTTGGACCCGTGGGGCCGGCCGTACCGCTACACGAGCAACGGCACGGAGGTGTTCCTGTCCACCTTCGGCAAGAGCGGTGACCGGGGTGGCTCGGGCGAGGAGCAGGATCACACCAACCACGACGGGCACGCTGTGCCCACGGTGGCGCCCGAGCGCACGTGA
- a CDS encoding lysophospholipid acyltransferase family protein, with translation MDAPLASLRRAVFRLAEQGAALSALYHRARLLGCEHLPLKGPVLLVGNHGVWGYETPAFFHLIHQRTGRYPLGLAERGLFRIPLIRTVLPWLGGVEGTRENAMTALRAGSLVVCYPGGAWETFKRSHGRYRLRWEQALGFARLAARAGVPVVPFAGQGVDDTFRWPPGEDRLCVRLTNDDKYRMPLVMGLGPLPWPVRLTFHLGTPHAPPPPDASESRLRAFRDTVAASVGRLLTRHSHA, from the coding sequence ATGGATGCCCCGCTCGCCAGCCTGCGCCGGGCCGTATTCCGCCTCGCCGAGCAGGGCGCGGCGCTGTCGGCCCTGTACCATCGGGCGCGACTGCTGGGCTGTGAGCACCTGCCATTGAAAGGCCCGGTGCTGCTGGTGGGAAACCACGGCGTCTGGGGTTACGAGACACCTGCCTTCTTTCATCTGATCCACCAGCGCACCGGCCGCTATCCATTGGGCCTGGCGGAACGAGGGCTCTTCCGCATCCCGTTGATCCGCACGGTGTTGCCATGGCTGGGCGGCGTGGAGGGGACGCGGGAGAACGCCATGACGGCGCTGCGGGCGGGCTCACTGGTCGTCTGCTATCCCGGGGGCGCGTGGGAGACCTTCAAGCGCAGCCACGGGCGCTACCGGCTGCGCTGGGAGCAGGCGCTGGGCTTCGCGCGGCTGGCGGCCCGCGCCGGCGTGCCGGTGGTGCCCTTCGCCGGTCAGGGGGTGGATGACACCTTCCGCTGGCCCCCGGGCGAGGACCGCCTGTGTGTGCGCCTGACGAACGATGACAAATACCGGATGCCGTTGGTGATGGGCCTGGGGCCCCTGCCCTGGCCCGTGCGGCTCACCTTCCACCTGGGGACGCCTCACGCCCCACCGCCTCCGGATGCCAGTGAATCCCGCCTCCGGGCCTTCCGGGACACCGTGGCCGCCAGCGTAGGGCGGCTCCTGACGAGGCATTCCCATGCTTGA